The genomic DNA TCGATTGAACGTGAGTTTAGATGCGCTCGATCCTGTAAAGTTTCAGGAAATCACTCGACGAGAAGGTTACGAGCAAGTCCTGGAAGGGATTGAAGTTGCCAAGCGGGTCGGCTTCGATCCAATCAAAATCAATGCCGTCTCAATCCGTGGAATCACCGAGTCGGAAATTGTCCCGTTTGGAAAATTCGCCCGGGAATCCGGATGCGAAATTCGCTTCATTGAATACATGCCGCTCGATGCCGATGCAGCTTGGGAACGTGAAAAAGTTCTCTTCTCCTCTGAGATCATTCAGACTCTCTCGAAAGAAGTGATGCCGCTGGTGCCTGTTGGAAATCCCGATCCCCGCGCCCCTTCTACGGACTATCAGTTTAAAGATGGGCATGGCCGAGTCGGTTTTATTCCTTCAGTGAGCCAACCGTTTTGTGAACAGTGCAATCGTTTCCGTCTAACAGCTGACGGCAAAATTCGAAACTGCCTGTTTAGCCTTGAAGAGACAGACATTAAGCAACTTTTGCGGGGTGATGCTCTCGATGACGAGATCGTGACCGCCGTTCGAGAGAGCATTCAAGCGAAGTGGGCCGGACACCATATCAATGCCGCAGACTTCGTTCAGCCGAAACGCCCGATGCATTCCATCGGCGGTTAACTCGCCCGCTTGAAGTTCGCGTCGGTCGTCTCCGTCCACTCTCAGAGCTTCACAAGAAATATTTTCTTACACTTCTTGCATTGAACTTTTTTTCCGTCTGCACTTCGTCGAACAGTGTATGTTGATTTGCACTCAGGGCACGTCAATTTGACAGAATCAGGGATTGGGTCGATGATTGGGACGTTCAGGGATGGAGTCGTTTTCGCCTGTGGTTTCGGAATAGATTCACGAGACTCATTCTCCTCTTGCGGTTGAACGAAGGCGTGCATGTCGATTTCATCCATTGGAATCTGGTCGATATGCTTGTTCACCCACTCCACTGCATCCCGCTGATTTGCAGAATCGAGATGATATCTCTGAAAAGCGAGCATCTCTCCGACCCGGATGACAACAGACTGGAGCGACGTCTCAGTCGTCCAATGCTCTTCTAGATAGATCGACTTGTCATCGATGTTTGGGTGAAAAACTGGAGTGAGCATCGAGACTCTGGGCGGCGTGCTGGGATAGTTTCCAGGAAGAACGATCTCAACAAGATGGTTCTTCTTGATTTTCACCTCTGTTCCCGATTTCACCAAGCTGCTGATCCGGTACTCTATTTCGTATCGTTCTGGTGGCGAACCTTCGACCTGAACAATACGAACGCGCGGGTGCAGGCGAGCGTACTCCTCGATCTCCGCGTAATCTGAGGCCAATCGGTCCTGTCGAACTGTACTCATAGCTTTCCTGTCTCGAATCTTCGCTCCATCGAGTCGCAGAGAAGAATTTGCGACTGTACATACAGAATACGCGAATTGGCAGCACAGACAAACTGCCAACAGGCTTGAATCGTGATGATTCTTCATTCAAGTCGGATTGTGTCGCTCTGTTGACTTCTGGAATCATCAACAGGCCCCAATGCATCGAAGCTGCTTCATAAGTTCTGATTCGCAAAGACCGATTTCATCTTCGAGAGGCCAGTCTTCATCACCATTTCCGGGTCTTGTTTCCAATACTCTTTATTGAAAAGTTCCAGCGAAACGGCTCCAGAAAATCCAATCGAGGAGAGCAACCCGAGAATCTGCTTCCACGGAGCCACGCCATCACCGGGGTAGACGCGGTTAGAATCATTCATCTCCAGACGCGCTGGAGTCGCAGGATAGTCGTTGAAGTGGAAGCAATGAACTGCGTTACCGTTGAGTAAGCCTAACCCATCAAAGGACGAGCCTCCACGAAAGATGTGATAGACATCAGGCAGAACACAGGCATCGGGGTGGCCACTCTCGACTGCGACAAAAACGGCTTCTCCGAGACGAGACAAGTTCTTGGCTGGCCCCCAAATTTCGACTTGCGGCGTCACGCCAGTTTCGCGACCGACGTCCAGAATCGTATGATACCGTTCTGCCGCAGCGAACAGGTCCAGGTCGGGGGAGTCTTTGCCGTGCATGCCGACCGGGGGAGCCGCGATGTGTGTTCCGCCGATTGCTTCAACGAGATCCATGTCACGTTTCATTTGCTCGACCCCTTTAGCACGCTCGGCATCGTCGTTCACAACCCAGCGAGCGAAGCCAATCGCACTTTCAACACGCAAGCCGCTATCAGCAAGCTTCTTCTTCAGGTCAGGGAGTGATTTCCCGGATTCCTTGTATGCCTCCAGCTCCCGAATCCACGGCTCGATTCCGTCGTATCCAACTGCCCCAGCCAGTTCGACAATCTGTTCGATGGGCAGCTTCTTTTCTCGAATCGTACTTGTGTTCAGACAAAATCGTATTGTCGACTTGTTCTCTTTGACCTCTGCTTGAGCGGAACCAGTCATCACACCAGCTCCGGAAACAATTCCTGCCACCGTTCCTGCCACAGTTGCAGCCAGTGCGTCACGTCGATTGAGTTTCATCGGGAATCCTGTCCGGGTCTCTGTTTTGCAAGGACCGAGCATCGCAAAACCATTCGTCAATTGAAAATGCTAAGAGTCGTGAGATTGTAACTACCCATTCACGAAATTGCAGCGAGTTCTAGCAAACCCAAACCGGCTTTCGTTTCGTACCTGAATGATGTTCCTTAGAAATCAGCATCGCTTCGTGAAAGCACTTTCATTGAAAGCTTGACATGTTTTACGAGACGGCCTTCATCGTGCTATGATTTCATGACTTCTTTTTCCATTTGATGACTCTATCTCAATTGTGATCATGAAATATTTCTACGCGCTCGCACTCCTTCTTCCCACCGCT from Thalassoglobus polymorphus includes the following:
- the moaA gene encoding GTP 3',8-cyclase MoaA, with protein sequence MTAPELPLIDGFGRLHNNLRISVTDRCNIRCFYCMPADNVQFMHRDKLLTFEEIVRFVRLMVPMGINKLRLTGGEPLVRKDLADLVAMLSEISGIKDIGITTNGILLADQAQDLYDAGLRRLNVSLDALDPVKFQEITRREGYEQVLEGIEVAKRVGFDPIKINAVSIRGITESEIVPFGKFARESGCEIRFIEYMPLDADAAWEREKVLFSSEIIQTLSKEVMPLVPVGNPDPRAPSTDYQFKDGHGRVGFIPSVSQPFCEQCNRFRLTADGKIRNCLFSLEETDIKQLLRGDALDDEIVTAVRESIQAKWAGHHINAADFVQPKRPMHSIGG
- a CDS encoding ubiquitin-conjugating enzyme E2 — encoded protein: MSTVRQDRLASDYAEIEEYARLHPRVRIVQVEGSPPERYEIEYRISSLVKSGTEVKIKKNHLVEIVLPGNYPSTPPRVSMLTPVFHPNIDDKSIYLEEHWTTETSLQSVVIRVGEMLAFQRYHLDSANQRDAVEWVNKHIDQIPMDEIDMHAFVQPQEENESRESIPKPQAKTTPSLNVPIIDPIPDSVKLTCPECKSTYTVRRSADGKKVQCKKCKKIFLVKL
- a CDS encoding sugar phosphate isomerase/epimerase family protein; translated protein: MKLNRRDALAATVAGTVAGIVSGAGVMTGSAQAEVKENKSTIRFCLNTSTIREKKLPIEQIVELAGAVGYDGIEPWIRELEAYKESGKSLPDLKKKLADSGLRVESAIGFARWVVNDDAERAKGVEQMKRDMDLVEAIGGTHIAAPPVGMHGKDSPDLDLFAAAERYHTILDVGRETGVTPQVEIWGPAKNLSRLGEAVFVAVESGHPDACVLPDVYHIFRGGSSFDGLGLLNGNAVHCFHFNDYPATPARLEMNDSNRVYPGDGVAPWKQILGLLSSIGFSGAVSLELFNKEYWKQDPEMVMKTGLSKMKSVFANQNL